One Phaseolus vulgaris cultivar G19833 chromosome 2, P. vulgaris v2.0, whole genome shotgun sequence DNA window includes the following coding sequences:
- the LOC137810097 gene encoding soyasapogenol B glucuronide galactosyltransferase-like, with protein MGKEGELNLKSVFLPFLSTSHIIPLVDMARLFAIHGIDVTIITTPGNATVFQKSVDLDSSRGRSIRTHLVNFPAAQVGLPPGIEAFNVDTPPEMAPRIYMGLAILQPCFEQLFHDLRPDFIVTDMFHPWTVEAAAKLRIPRIMFHGASYLARSAAHAVEQYAPHLAAKSDSDRFVLPGLPERLEMTRLQLPDWLRSPNQYTELMKTIKESEKKSYGSLFNSFYDLESAYYEHYKGVMGTKSWGIGPVSLWANQDASDKAARGYAKEEDEEEEEGWHKWLNTKAKSSVLYVSFGSMNKFPYSQLVEIAHALEDSGKDFIWVVRKNDGVGEGEKFLEEFEKKVKESKKGYLIWGWAPQLLILENPAIGGLVTHCGWNTVVESVNAGLPMVTWPLFAEHFFNEKLVVDVLKIGVSVGAKEWRNWNQFGSEVVKREDIGNAIGVMMSEESEELRRRAKTLSDAAKRAIQNGGSSHNNMKELIRELNQIKLSKAHQTSSTP; from the coding sequence ATGGGGAAAGAGGGTGAGCTAAACCTAAAGTCAGTTTTCCTTCCTTTTCTGTCAACTAGTCACATAATTCCTCTGGTGGACATGGCCAGGCTCTTCGCCATTCATGGCATAGACGTTACCATAATCACCACGCCGGGAAACGCCACCGTTTTTCAGAAGTCCGTCGACCTCGATTCCAGTCGCGGCCGCTCCATCAGAACGCACTTGGTTAACTTCCCCGCCGCCCAAGTGGGGCTTCCGCCGGGGATCGAAGCGTTCAACGTCGACACGCCTCCCGAGATGGCCCCCAGAATCTACATGGGTCTCGCCATTCTCCAACCTTGCTTCGAACAGCTCTTCCACGACCTCCGACCAGACTTCATCGTCACCGACATGTTCCATCCTTGGACTGTCGAAGCCGCCGCCAAGCTCCGAATTCCCAGGATCATGTTTCACGGCGCAAGTTATCTCGCTCGCTCCGCTGCGCACGCGGTGGAGCAGTACGCACCCCATCTTGCGGCGAAATCCGACAGCGACAGGTTTGTGTTACCTGGGTTGCCCGAAAGGTTGGAGATGACGCGGTTGCAGTTGCCGGATTGGCTCAGATCTCCGAACCAGTACACGGAGTTGATGAAGACGATTAAGGAGTCGGAAAAAAAGAGCTACGGATCTCTGTTCAACAGTTTCTACGACCTCGAGAGTGCTTACTACGAGCACTACAAGGGCGTGATGGGGACCAAGAGTTGGGGAATTGGACCGGTTTCGTTGTGGGCGAACCAGGATGCTTCGGATAAGGCTGCACGAGGGTACGCTAAAGAggaagacgaagaagaagaagaagggtggCATAAGTGGCTCAACACTAAGGCAAAGAGTTCTGTTTTGTATGTGAGTTTTGGGAGCATGAACAAGTTTCCGTACTCCCAACTTGTTGAAATCGCGCATGCGCTTGAAGATTCAGGGAAAGATTTCATTTGGGTGGTGAGGAAAAACGATGGGgttggagaaggagaaaagtttttggaagagtttgagaagaaagtgaagGAAAGCAAGAAAGGGTACCTGATATGGGGTTGGGCGCCGCAATTGCTGATACTAGAGAATCCTGCGATTGGAGGATTGGTTACTCACTGTGGTTGGAACACGGTGGTGGAAAGCGTGAACGCGGGGTTGCCGATGGTGACGTGGCCTCTGTTTGCGGAGCATTTTTTCAATGAGAAGCTGGTGGTGGATGTGCTGAAAATTGGGGTGTCGGTGGGGGCCAAAGAATGGAGAAACTGGAACCAGTTTGGGAGTGAAGTTGTGAAACGAGAAGACATTGGAAACGCGATTGGTGTGATGATGAGCGAGGAGAGTGAAGAACTGAGGAGAAGAGCGAAGACGTTAAGCGATGCTGCAAAGAGGGCTATACAAAATGGTGGCTCTTCGCACAACAACATGAAGGAACTCATTCGGGAACTCAACCAGATCAAACTTTCCAAAGCTCACCAAACCTCATCCACTCCTTGA
- the LOC137810096 gene encoding soyasapogenol B glucuronide galactosyltransferase-like, which produces MGKEGELNLKSVFLPFLSTSHIIPLVDMARLFAIHGIDVTIITTPGNATVFQKSVDLDSSRGRSIRTHLVNFPAAQVGLPPGIEAFNVDTPPEMAPRIYMGLAILQPCFEQLFHDLRPDFIVTDMFHPWTVEAAAKLRIPRIMFHCINYLALSAAHAVEKYAPHLAAKSDSDRFVLPGLPDRLEMTRLQLPDWVRSPNQYTELMKTIKESEKKSYGSLYNSFYDLESAYYEHYKVVMGTKSWGIGPVSLWANQEASDKAARGYAKEEDEEEEGWHKWLNTKAESSVLYVSFGSMNRFPYSQLVEIAHALEDSGKDFIWVVRKNNGDEEGEIFLEEFEKRVKESKKGYLIWGWAPQLLILENPAIGGLVTHCGWNTLMESVNAGLPMVTWPLFAEQFYNEKLVVDVLKIGVSVGAKEWRNWNQFGSEVVKREDIGNAIGVMMSEESEELRRRAKTLSDAAKRAIQNGGSSHNNMKELIRELNQIKLSKAQKTTPTP; this is translated from the coding sequence ATGGGGAAAGAGGGTGAGCTAAACCTAAAGTCAGTTTTCCTTCCTTTTCTGTCAACTAGTCACATAATTCCTCTGGTGGACATGGCCAGGCTCTTCGCCATTCATGGCATAGACGTTACCATAATCACCACGCCGGGAAACGCCACCGTTTTTCAGAAGTCCGTCGACCTCGACTCCAGTCGCGGCCGCTCCATCAGAACGCACTTGGTTAACTTCCCCGCCGCCCAAGTGGGGCTTCCGCCGGGGATCGAAGCGTTCAACGTCGACACGCCTCCCGAGATGGCCCCCAGAATCTACATGGGTCTCGCCATTCTCCAACCTTGCTTCGAACAGCTCTTCCACGACCTCCGACCAGACTTCATCGTCACCGACATGTTCCACCCTTGGACTGTCGAAGCCGCCGCCAAGCTCCGAATTCCCAGGATCATGTTTCACTGCATAAATTATCTCGCTCTCTCCGCTGCGCACGCGGTGGAGAAGTACGCACCCCATCTTGCGGCGAAATCCGACAGCGACAGGTTTGTGTTACCTGGATTGCCGGATAGGTTGGAGATGACGCGGTTGCAGTTGCCGGATTGGGTCAGATCTCCGAACCAATACACGGAGTTGATGAAGACGATTAAGGAGTCGGAAAAAAAGAGCTACGGATCTCTTTACAACAGTTTCTACGACCTCGAGAGTGCTTACTACGAGCACTACAAGGTTGTGATGGGGACCAAGAGTTGGGGAATTGGACCGGTTTCGTTGTGGGCGAACCAGGAAGCTTCTGACAAGGCTGCACGAGGGTACGCTaaagaggaagatgaagaagaagaagggtggCATAAGTGGCTCAACACTAAGGCAGAGAGTTCTGTTTTGTACGTGAGTTTTGGGAGCATGAACAGGTTTCCGTACTCCCAACTTGTTGAAATCGCGCATGCGCTTGAAGATTCAGGGAAAGATTTCATTTGGGTGGTGAGGAAAAACAACGGGGATGAAGAAGGAGAAATTTTTTTGGAAGAGTTTGAGAAGAGAGTGAAGGAAAGCAAGAAAGGGTATCTGATATGGGGTTGGGCGCCGCAGTTGCTGATACTAGAGAATCCTGCGATTGGAGGATTGGTTACTCACTGTGGTTGGAACACGTTGATGGAAAGCGTGAACGCGGGGTTGCCGATGGTAACGTGGCCTCTGTTTGCGGAGCAGTTTTACAATGAGAAGCTGGTGGTGGATGTGCTGAAAATTGGAGTGTCAGTGGGGGCCAAAGAGTGGAGAAACTGGAACCAGTTTGGGAGTGAAGTTGTGAAACGAGAAGACATTGGAAACGCGATTGGTGTGATGATGAGCGAGGAGAGTGAAGAACTCAGGAGAAGAGCGAAGACGTTAAGCGATGCTGCAAAGAGAGCTATACAAAATGGTGGCTCTTCACACAACAACATGAAGGAACTCATTCGGGAACTCAACCAGATCAAACTTTCCAAAGCTCAGAAAACCACACCCACTCCTTGA